From the Amycolatopsis thermoflava N1165 genome, one window contains:
- a CDS encoding Zn-ribbon domain-containing OB-fold protein: MSGLGVDRPIKRRAGSAVGGLPVADSRPVLAGDAVLGSRCTACRYPSAQRELPWCPVCYAPAAEERFAVTGAVWSSTVVEIPVGTRKPPFGLAYVDLDDGPRVLVHLAEPAVLGPGARLRITGTDDGDLVAAMEVRA, from the coding sequence ATGTCCGGGCTGGGCGTGGACCGTCCCATCAAACGCCGGGCCGGATCGGCGGTCGGCGGCCTGCCGGTCGCCGACTCCCGCCCGGTCCTCGCCGGGGACGCGGTGCTGGGCTCGCGCTGTACCGCATGCCGGTACCCGTCGGCGCAGCGGGAGCTGCCGTGGTGCCCGGTCTGCTACGCTCCGGCGGCGGAGGAGCGGTTCGCGGTGACGGGTGCGGTGTGGTCGTCGACGGTCGTGGAAATCCCGGTCGGCACCCGGAAACCGCCGTTCGGGCTGGCCTATGTGGACCTCGACGACGGCCCGCGCGTGCTGGTCCACCTCGCCGAGCCGGCCGTGCTCGGCCCCGGCGCGCGGCTGCGGATCACCGGAACCGACGACGGTGACCTGGTCGCGGCCATGGAGGTGCGGGCGTGA
- a CDS encoding carboxyl transferase yields the protein MSYLDRAPRNPDGSRRRIEIVDQTLRDGPQSWWGMRLRKDMGLPMAAELDRTGFHTIDLVGSSIFEVLVRHCKEDPWEQLISLSRAMPETTVRAGTRSNGIVTFGLTADSVMDLWVQRLCAHGIGSFWIYDGLFNTDKIGRLVKTVQAEGAQALPCILFADSPYHTDEYYAARTRELVALGADGIELEDAAGLLTPGRTCTLVAAIKQAAGDLPVEIHFHSNNALAPLNYLEGLLAGADRVHTVSRPLAAGVSLPSTENTVANLRYAGFDVDLDESRFGPVEEHLLRVAEYEDLPVGQPAEYSLFQYRHQLPGGMAGTFKAQLRDRGMEERFEEVLDEMSRVREELGYPVMATPFSQLVGTQAVLNVVTGSRYSVVPDEVLIYAHGFYGNPVAPIDEDVLDKIMTSPKAKSYDSWEPPQPSLAELRARFGQVSDDELILRLLVPENDIDVMRATPQRHRDFAPTSKQVRFIRELVETSVGAYLHIEAGDFALTLEGGH from the coding sequence ATGAGCTACCTGGACCGCGCCCCGCGCAACCCCGACGGCAGCCGCCGCCGGATCGAGATCGTCGACCAGACGCTGCGCGACGGACCGCAGAGCTGGTGGGGCATGCGGCTGCGCAAGGACATGGGCCTGCCGATGGCCGCGGAACTGGACCGCACCGGGTTCCACACCATCGACCTCGTCGGCAGCTCGATCTTCGAGGTCCTCGTGCGGCATTGCAAAGAGGACCCGTGGGAGCAGCTGATCTCACTGTCGCGGGCCATGCCGGAGACCACCGTGCGCGCGGGCACCCGCAGCAACGGCATCGTCACCTTCGGGCTGACCGCGGACAGCGTGATGGACCTGTGGGTGCAGCGCCTGTGCGCGCACGGCATCGGCAGCTTCTGGATCTACGACGGGCTGTTCAACACCGACAAGATCGGTCGCCTGGTCAAGACCGTGCAGGCCGAAGGCGCGCAGGCGCTACCGTGCATCCTCTTCGCCGACAGCCCGTACCACACCGACGAGTACTACGCGGCCCGCACGCGGGAGCTGGTCGCCCTCGGCGCCGACGGCATCGAGCTGGAGGACGCGGCCGGTCTGCTCACGCCGGGGCGCACCTGCACGCTCGTCGCGGCCATCAAGCAGGCGGCCGGGGACCTGCCGGTGGAGATCCACTTCCACAGCAACAACGCGCTCGCCCCGCTGAACTACCTGGAAGGGCTGCTCGCCGGGGCCGACCGGGTGCACACCGTGAGCCGCCCGCTGGCCGCCGGGGTTTCGCTGCCCTCGACCGAGAACACCGTCGCGAACCTGCGGTACGCGGGGTTCGACGTGGACCTCGACGAGTCCCGGTTCGGCCCCGTCGAGGAGCACCTGCTGCGCGTGGCCGAGTACGAGGACCTGCCGGTGGGGCAGCCGGCCGAGTACTCGCTGTTCCAGTACCGGCACCAGCTGCCGGGCGGGATGGCGGGGACGTTCAAGGCGCAGCTGCGCGACCGGGGCATGGAAGAGCGCTTCGAGGAGGTGCTTGACGAGATGTCCCGGGTGCGCGAGGAGCTCGGGTATCCGGTCATGGCCACGCCGTTCTCGCAGCTGGTCGGCACCCAGGCGGTGCTCAACGTGGTGACCGGCTCGCGCTACTCGGTGGTGCCGGACGAGGTGCTGATTTACGCGCACGGCTTCTACGGCAATCCAGTCGCGCCGATCGACGAGGACGTGCTCGACAAGATCATGACTTCGCCGAAGGCGAAGAGCTACGACAGCTGGGAGCCGCCGCAGCCGAGCCTGGCCGAGCTGCGCGCGCGGTTCGGCCAGGTCAGCGACGACGAGCTGATCCTGCGATTGCTGGTGCCGGAGAACGACATCGACGTCATGCGCGCCACGCCGCAGCGCCACCGCGACTTCGCCCCGACGAGCAAGCAGGTGCGGTTCATCCGCGAGCTGGTGGAAACCTCGGTGGGCGCCTACCTGCACATCGAGGCGGGCGACTTCGCGCTCACCCTTGAAGGGGGCCACTGA
- a CDS encoding flavin reductase family protein — protein sequence MNFDSATYRATLSRFTTGVVVVTAAGGAGMVVSSFTSVSLAPPLVLFCAGNTSTTWPRIHAAGRFCANVLAAGQEDIARRFSGPGDRFAGVPHRPGVLGSPVLDGVHAHLECEITDEHPAGDHTIVVGRVVALATGDGTAPLVFHHSRFHNGAALTASV from the coding sequence ATGAATTTCGACAGCGCCACCTACCGCGCCACCCTGAGCCGGTTCACCACCGGGGTGGTCGTGGTGACCGCGGCCGGCGGGGCCGGGATGGTGGTCAGCTCGTTCACCTCGGTGTCGCTCGCGCCGCCGCTGGTGTTGTTCTGCGCGGGCAACACGTCCACGACGTGGCCGCGCATCCACGCGGCGGGACGGTTCTGCGCGAACGTCCTGGCGGCCGGGCAGGAGGACATCGCCCGGCGATTCAGCGGCCCCGGCGACCGGTTCGCCGGGGTGCCGCACCGGCCGGGCGTGCTCGGCAGCCCGGTGCTCGACGGGGTGCACGCGCACCTGGAGTGCGAGATCACCGACGAGCACCCGGCCGGCGACCACACCATCGTCGTGGGCCGGGTGGTCGCGCTGGCCACCGGCGACGGCACCGCGCCGTTGGTGTTCCACCATAGCCGCTTCCACAACGGCGCCGCCCTTACCGCTTCGGTCTGA
- a CDS encoding 3,4-dihydroxy-2-butanone-4-phosphate synthase, whose product MGARVTTALAAGRPVVVLDEHGTAELVVAAQAVTTSTMAFLIRHGSGFVRVAITGQACDRLALPPVTALGPHRCAQAVAVDAAEGVSTGISAADRCRAARLLAAPATVPDDFQRPGHTVPLRAWAGGNPGVVEASVELALEAGLSAAAVLCGLVSERDPRRMAGPGEAALFARRHRLEITGVAENWRRAG is encoded by the coding sequence ATGGGCGCCCGGGTGACCACCGCGCTGGCGGCCGGACGGCCAGTGGTGGTGCTCGACGAACACGGCACCGCGGAGCTGGTGGTCGCGGCTCAGGCGGTGACCACCAGCACGATGGCGTTCCTGATCCGCCACGGATCCGGGTTCGTGCGGGTGGCGATCACCGGTCAGGCGTGCGACCGGCTGGCGCTGCCACCGGTGACGGCACTCGGCCCGCACCGGTGTGCCCAGGCCGTGGCCGTGGACGCCGCCGAGGGGGTGAGCACCGGGATCTCGGCGGCCGACCGCTGCCGGGCCGCCCGCCTGCTCGCCGCTCCGGCAACCGTGCCCGACGACTTCCAGCGGCCGGGGCACACCGTGCCGCTGCGGGCGTGGGCCGGTGGCAACCCGGGCGTCGTCGAGGCCTCGGTAGAGCTGGCCCTGGAGGCGGGCCTGTCCGCCGCGGCTGTCCTGTGCGGATTGGTTTCCGAACGGGATCCGCGCCGGATGGCGGGCCCCGGGGAGGCGGCGCTGTTCGCGCGGCGGCACCGGCTGGAGATCACCGGTGTCGCGGAGAACTGGAGGAGGGCCGGATGA
- a CDS encoding acyl-CoA dehydrogenase family protein encodes MTGTLARPTMDALAAAKAIAPLIESEADAIERDTTITKTVVDAIARERLFWLLVPEEYGGWGLGIVDSLKVIEEISRADGSTGWALMANAFSTGIAVGFLDPKGAREIFDQPTPGITAGMILPTGKAVRVDGGYRVTGRYQFASGSAHASWIGAGFVVHDAEGNPLLTDTGDPVCRVAFLPREKVEFLGNWNVMGMVGTGSYDYAVTDVFVPEKHTMDTFSTTPVRPEPVYKLGLLGIGVGGHGPVALGLATRALQEIASIASVKARPGYEGVVGDSVMFRREFAKYEALVQSARRYVYDIHGEAEATAAAGEEVTLEQRARLRQVTTWVQEVASEVVGFAHRWGGSQSIRNPSALGRCTRDAAVATQHLLVDPMTLVDAAQEILPGYVRATA; translated from the coding sequence ATGACCGGGACCCTCGCCCGCCCCACCATGGACGCCCTCGCCGCGGCGAAGGCGATCGCTCCGCTCATCGAGAGCGAGGCCGACGCGATCGAGCGCGACACCACGATCACGAAGACCGTCGTCGACGCGATCGCCCGCGAGCGGCTGTTCTGGCTCCTGGTGCCCGAGGAGTACGGCGGCTGGGGACTGGGCATCGTCGACTCGCTCAAGGTCATTGAGGAGATCTCCCGCGCCGACGGCTCGACCGGCTGGGCCCTGATGGCGAACGCGTTCTCGACCGGCATCGCCGTCGGCTTCCTCGACCCCAAGGGCGCCCGCGAGATCTTCGACCAGCCCACCCCGGGCATCACCGCCGGGATGATCCTGCCCACCGGTAAGGCCGTGCGGGTCGACGGCGGCTACCGCGTCACCGGCCGCTACCAGTTCGCCAGTGGGTCGGCGCACGCCAGCTGGATCGGCGCCGGGTTCGTGGTGCACGACGCGGAGGGCAACCCGCTGCTGACCGACACCGGGGACCCGGTGTGCCGGGTGGCGTTCCTGCCGCGCGAGAAGGTGGAGTTCCTGGGCAACTGGAACGTGATGGGCATGGTCGGCACCGGCAGCTACGACTACGCCGTCACCGATGTGTTCGTGCCGGAGAAGCACACCATGGACACCTTCTCCACGACTCCGGTGCGGCCCGAGCCGGTCTACAAGCTGGGGTTGCTCGGCATCGGCGTCGGCGGGCACGGCCCGGTCGCGCTGGGCCTGGCCACCCGGGCGTTGCAGGAGATCGCGAGCATCGCATCCGTCAAGGCACGGCCCGGGTACGAGGGCGTGGTCGGCGACTCGGTGATGTTCCGTCGGGAGTTCGCCAAGTACGAGGCGCTCGTGCAGTCTGCCCGCCGCTACGTCTACGACATCCACGGCGAGGCCGAGGCCACCGCTGCGGCGGGGGAGGAAGTCACCCTCGAACAGCGGGCCCGCCTGCGCCAGGTCACCACCTGGGTCCAGGAGGTCGCGAGCGAGGTCGTCGGCTTCGCCCACCGCTGGGGTGGCAGCCAGTCCATCCGCAACCCCAGCGCGCTGGGTCGCTGCACCCGTGACGCCGCGGTCGCCACTCAGCACCTCCTGGTGGACCCGATGACGCTGGTGGACGCCGCGCAGGAGATCCTGCCCGGTTACGTGCGCGCCACCGCTTGA
- a CDS encoding thiolase family protein: MTEPMLWGVGTSAYGRFPDRRVEALAWEAVAEAVRDAGVSPGEIDAIVVGSVFGPPGVATRVQRGLGIPGVPMWTVENACASGTSAYHEAAEAVRLGRFGCVLVLGVEQMSTLFSGAIVPEATDPEGASSLPLPGLYALQAQRYVAEFGVTPEQLAAVAVKNKRNGLDNPRAQLRSAAPTVAEVLASRMIARPLTFLQCCPTSDGAGAAIVGGDRGNRRDLRIEASAMVSGALWDHRSADVWGFASVARAAEAAFAQAGRTPAEIDLLEVHDAFTIGEIITLEAVGIAPRGEGADLAPSGHTARDGAQPVNPSGGLLSRGHPLGATGMAQLAEIAWQLRGEAGSRQVARRRVGLVETMGGGAAGMDGNACVVTILAPQT, from the coding sequence GTGACCGAGCCGATGCTGTGGGGCGTGGGCACGTCGGCCTACGGCAGGTTCCCGGACCGCCGGGTCGAAGCGCTCGCCTGGGAAGCCGTGGCCGAAGCGGTGCGGGACGCGGGTGTGTCGCCGGGGGAGATCGACGCGATCGTGGTCGGTTCTGTGTTCGGCCCGCCGGGCGTGGCCACCCGGGTCCAGCGGGGTCTTGGCATCCCCGGCGTTCCGATGTGGACCGTTGAGAACGCCTGCGCCAGCGGGACGAGCGCCTACCACGAGGCTGCGGAGGCGGTTCGCCTCGGCCGGTTCGGATGCGTGCTGGTGCTGGGCGTCGAGCAGATGTCGACGCTGTTCTCCGGGGCGATCGTGCCGGAGGCGACCGACCCGGAGGGCGCGTCGTCGCTGCCGCTGCCCGGGTTGTACGCGCTGCAGGCGCAGCGATACGTCGCCGAGTTCGGGGTGACGCCGGAGCAGCTCGCGGCGGTCGCGGTGAAGAACAAGCGCAACGGGCTGGACAACCCGCGCGCCCAGCTGCGCTCGGCCGCGCCGACGGTGGCGGAGGTGCTGGCCTCGCGGATGATCGCGCGGCCGCTGACGTTCCTGCAGTGCTGCCCCACCAGCGATGGCGCCGGGGCGGCGATCGTCGGCGGCGACCGCGGTAACCGTCGCGACCTGCGGATCGAGGCCTCGGCGATGGTGTCCGGCGCGCTGTGGGACCACCGCAGCGCGGACGTGTGGGGCTTCGCCAGCGTCGCCCGGGCCGCCGAGGCGGCGTTCGCGCAGGCCGGCCGCACCCCCGCCGAGATCGACCTGCTCGAGGTGCACGACGCGTTCACCATCGGCGAGATCATCACCCTGGAAGCAGTCGGGATCGCGCCGCGAGGCGAGGGCGCGGACCTGGCTCCCTCGGGACACACCGCTCGTGACGGCGCCCAGCCGGTCAACCCCAGCGGTGGTCTGCTGTCGCGCGGACACCCCCTGGGCGCGACCGGCATGGCGCAGCTGGCCGAGATCGCCTGGCAGCTGCGCGGCGAGGCCGGGTCCCGCCAGGTCGCGCGGCGCCGCGTCGGCCTGGTAGAGACGATGGGCGGGGGAGCGGCGGGCATGGACGGCAACGCCTGCGTCGTCACGATCCTCGCGCCGCAGACGTGA
- a CDS encoding LuxR C-terminal-related transcriptional regulator — MNPQDWREIRQLHADGMPIKAIARHRGISRNTVRRALTLDEPPGPVRGRASVADASEPQIRALLAADPAITVAAIAERIGWQRSMTVLKDRVRALRAETGAATEPGPAATGTELPAQLTEFVGREDELAAIRQALGGSRLVTLMGAGGVGKTRLAIQAAGKVRRAFADGVRWVELGALRDPALLPQTVVDALGIRDRAAGQPPQHLLADHLRNKQLLLVLDNCEHLLEACADLASVLLHAARELRIIATSREALAIPGEHVVPVMPFPVPGHDEIRHDDSAVTLFAARARDILPGFTVDEGNTALVRRVCAQLDGLPLAIELACARLRVLSVSELADRLGHRLRLLTGGNRAAPERHRSLQATVDWSFELCDTVERRLWTRTSVFAGSFTLAAAEEVCGDARLEADDIVDGIDGLVSKSLLLREEHHGQVRFRMLETLREYGQAKLDAAAAAELRERHHAYYARMIADVTTEWFGPRQQQWCVDLRLEHTNLRAAFETGLDRGGATQLIGAPWFLWAAGFSFAEHRYWLERALAVDPEPSADRARALATLGLVAALQGDREAARRALDEGFAAAEAVGDVFGQAYNRHEQGLVAFFGGEFEASEAILLEALDRYQGTGAPLDLIGSLRVHLGLLYIFAGDTREALRHFEQLRPECEAHGERWMLSYAVYGLGLTALMCGDHDQAARHAVESLRMKEPFDDTIGLSLTTELLAWTEAGREEPERAAVLLGAAETLWNSVGMQLYGSPHWLEQRTRFEHRAQRALGDTAYQAAFRRGQRMGRDQVIAFALGETRGTAREAPGKPALSRREAEVAALVAEGLTNREIAQKLVISHRTVEGHVEHILDKLGLTRRAQVAQWQAKAGVS, encoded by the coding sequence ATGAACCCGCAGGACTGGCGGGAGATCCGCCAATTGCACGCCGACGGCATGCCGATCAAGGCGATCGCGCGGCACCGCGGCATCTCCCGCAACACCGTGCGCCGCGCGCTGACCCTCGACGAACCACCGGGCCCGGTCCGTGGCCGCGCCTCGGTCGCCGATGCCAGCGAACCCCAGATCCGCGCGCTGCTCGCCGCGGACCCCGCCATCACCGTCGCCGCGATCGCGGAACGGATCGGCTGGCAGCGGTCGATGACCGTGCTCAAGGACCGGGTGCGCGCGCTGCGGGCCGAAACCGGGGCGGCCACCGAGCCCGGTCCCGCGGCCACCGGGACGGAGCTGCCCGCGCAGCTGACCGAGTTCGTCGGCCGGGAGGACGAGCTGGCGGCCATCCGGCAGGCCCTCGGCGGGTCCCGGCTCGTGACACTCATGGGCGCGGGCGGGGTCGGCAAGACGCGCCTGGCGATCCAGGCGGCCGGCAAGGTCCGTCGCGCGTTCGCCGACGGGGTGCGCTGGGTCGAGCTCGGCGCGCTGCGGGACCCCGCGCTCCTGCCGCAGACCGTGGTCGACGCGCTGGGCATCCGCGACCGCGCGGCGGGTCAGCCGCCCCAGCACCTGCTCGCCGACCACCTGCGCAACAAACAACTGCTGCTCGTCCTCGACAACTGTGAGCATCTCCTGGAGGCCTGCGCCGACCTGGCCAGCGTGCTGCTGCACGCCGCACGCGAGCTGCGGATCATCGCCACCAGCCGGGAGGCACTGGCAATCCCCGGCGAGCACGTCGTGCCGGTCATGCCATTCCCGGTGCCCGGCCACGACGAGATCAGGCACGACGACAGCGCGGTGACGTTGTTCGCCGCCCGCGCCCGCGACATCCTGCCGGGCTTCACAGTGGACGAGGGCAACACCGCCCTCGTCCGGCGGGTGTGCGCGCAGCTCGACGGCCTGCCGCTCGCGATCGAGCTCGCCTGCGCCCGCCTGCGGGTGCTGTCGGTCAGCGAACTGGCGGACCGTCTCGGGCACCGCCTGCGTCTGCTGACCGGTGGGAACCGCGCCGCGCCCGAACGGCACCGCAGCCTGCAGGCCACGGTGGACTGGAGTTTCGAGCTGTGCGACACCGTCGAACGGCGGTTGTGGACCCGCACCTCGGTCTTCGCCGGTAGCTTCACCCTGGCCGCGGCCGAGGAGGTGTGCGGGGACGCCCGCCTCGAGGCCGACGACATCGTGGATGGCATCGACGGTCTGGTCAGCAAGTCTTTGCTGTTGCGGGAAGAACACCATGGCCAGGTGCGGTTCCGCATGCTGGAGACCCTGCGCGAGTACGGGCAGGCGAAATTGGACGCGGCGGCGGCCGCGGAGCTGCGCGAGCGCCACCACGCCTACTACGCGCGCATGATCGCCGACGTCACCACCGAGTGGTTCGGGCCGCGGCAGCAGCAGTGGTGCGTCGACCTGCGCCTGGAGCACACGAACCTGCGGGCGGCGTTCGAGACGGGCCTGGACCGGGGCGGCGCCACGCAGCTCATCGGGGCGCCGTGGTTCCTGTGGGCGGCGGGCTTCTCGTTCGCCGAGCACCGGTACTGGCTGGAACGGGCCCTCGCCGTGGACCCAGAGCCCTCCGCCGACCGGGCCCGCGCACTGGCGACACTCGGCCTGGTCGCGGCGCTGCAGGGCGACCGCGAAGCGGCCCGCCGCGCCCTCGACGAGGGGTTCGCCGCCGCCGAGGCGGTGGGCGACGTGTTCGGGCAGGCCTACAACCGGCACGAACAGGGGCTGGTGGCCTTCTTCGGCGGCGAGTTCGAGGCGTCCGAGGCGATCCTGCTGGAGGCGCTCGATCGCTACCAGGGCACCGGGGCGCCGCTGGACCTGATCGGTTCGTTGCGCGTGCACCTCGGACTGCTCTACATCTTCGCCGGGGACACCCGAGAGGCGCTGCGGCACTTCGAGCAGCTGCGGCCCGAGTGCGAGGCGCACGGCGAACGGTGGATGCTGTCTTACGCGGTGTACGGGCTCGGCCTGACCGCGCTCATGTGCGGCGACCACGACCAGGCCGCCCGGCACGCCGTGGAGAGCCTGCGGATGAAGGAGCCGTTCGACGACACCATCGGGCTGTCTCTGACCACGGAGCTGCTGGCGTGGACCGAGGCCGGACGCGAGGAGCCCGAGCGCGCCGCCGTCCTGCTCGGTGCGGCCGAGACCTTGTGGAACTCGGTGGGCATGCAGCTCTACGGCTCACCGCACTGGCTCGAGCAGCGCACCCGCTTCGAGCACCGCGCGCAACGGGCACTCGGGGACACCGCCTATCAGGCCGCGTTCCGCCGGGGCCAGCGGATGGGCCGTGACCAGGTCATCGCCTTCGCACTGGGCGAGACCCGCGGCACCGCGCGCGAGGCGCCGGGCAAGCCGGCACTGTCCCGCCGCGAGGCCGAGGTCGCCGCTCTCGTCGCCGAGGGGCTGACCAACCGGGAGATCGCTCAGAAGCTCGTCATTTCCCACCGCACGGTCGAGGGGCACGTCGAGCACATCCTCGACAAACTCGGCCTGACCCGCCGAGCCCAGGTTGCCCAGTGGCAGGCGAAGGCCGGGGTGTCGTAG
- a CDS encoding tyrosine-protein phosphatase: protein MSLYPGLLGFRDLGGLRLSDGGRVRHGVLFRSGTPQFFDADTARAPVSDTGTRSTVDLRLRQEIAREGRGPLDELGVRHIPASFRIGVVAEEATVAPMDRDAPLVTRYLGNLEEDAATVVSLVPRLLEPGVLPALVHCTVGKDSTGVAVALALDAVGDRREDIAADYARDPEDVAAGMDRLRNVASYVRPWRSTHPRAGPRRPRSCSGSWARSMPGTAGRWR from the coding sequence GTGAGCCTGTATCCGGGGCTGCTGGGGTTTCGCGACCTCGGTGGCCTGCGTTTGAGTGACGGCGGCCGGGTGCGGCACGGTGTGCTGTTCCGCAGCGGCACGCCGCAGTTCTTCGACGCGGACACCGCGCGGGCCCCGGTGTCCGACACCGGGACCCGCTCCACGGTGGACCTGCGGCTGCGGCAGGAGATCGCCCGGGAGGGGCGGGGCCCGCTCGACGAGCTGGGTGTTCGCCACATCCCGGCGTCCTTCCGGATCGGTGTGGTTGCCGAGGAGGCCACGGTGGCGCCGATGGACCGCGACGCCCCCCTCGTCACCCGCTACCTCGGGAACCTGGAGGAAGACGCCGCCACGGTCGTGTCCCTCGTGCCGCGGCTGCTGGAGCCGGGTGTGCTGCCTGCGCTCGTGCACTGCACGGTCGGCAAGGACTCCACGGGCGTCGCGGTGGCACTCGCCCTGGACGCGGTGGGGGATCGCCGCGAGGACATCGCGGCGGACTACGCACGCGATCCGGAGGACGTGGCGGCCGGGATGGACCGGTTGCGGAACGTGGCCTCCTACGTGCGGCCGTGGCGATCTACACACCCGAGGGCTGGACCGCGCCGCCCGAGGTCGTGCTCCGGTTCCTGGGCCAGGTCGATGCCCGGCACGGCGGGTCGCTGGCGCTGA
- a CDS encoding nuclear transport factor 2 family protein — MTSQEPVEVAERFVEAYNSGDRDRLLALCAEDIRVVHHNRGVDLSDKNAFGDIVKGFEAAFPDKHFENRRARHTDGDSVIIEHTWVGTAQADVPGFATAGEVARIDLCSRYTVRDGLVVEYHDYG, encoded by the coding sequence ATGACCAGTCAGGAACCGGTGGAGGTCGCCGAGCGCTTCGTCGAGGCGTACAACTCGGGCGATCGCGACCGGCTGCTCGCCCTGTGCGCGGAGGACATCCGGGTGGTGCACCACAACCGGGGCGTCGACCTCAGCGACAAGAACGCGTTCGGCGACATCGTCAAGGGCTTCGAGGCCGCGTTCCCGGACAAGCATTTCGAGAACCGCCGGGCCCGCCACACCGACGGCGACTCGGTGATCATCGAACACACCTGGGTGGGGACCGCGCAGGCCGACGTGCCCGGGTTCGCCACCGCGGGTGAGGTCGCCCGGATCGACCTGTGCAGCCGCTACACGGTGCGCGACGGCCTGGTCGTCGAGTACCACGACTACGGCTGA